The Ignavibacteria bacterium genome includes a window with the following:
- a CDS encoding glycosyl hydrolase: MKINTKISAFLLFLFSFHTAPSYAQMKPVEERIDSVMHLMTLDEKIGQLNQLSGDWEQTGPITNSGNKLEDVRTGKIGSMLNIMGFEHTKALQEAAMKSRLKIPLLFGQDVIHGYRVTFPIPLAEAASWDMDAI, encoded by the coding sequence ATGAAAATTAATACTAAAATATCCGCCTTTTTACTTTTTTTGTTTTCGTTTCATACTGCTCCGTCATATGCCCAGATGAAACCTGTTGAAGAGAGAATCGATTCGGTTATGCACCTGATGACTCTCGACGAAAAAATCGGCCAGCTTAACCAGCTTAGCGGGGACTGGGAACAGACGGGGCCTATTACCAATTCCGGAAATAAGCTCGAGGATGTTAGAACAGGCAAAATCGGATCAATGCTGAATATTATGGGATTTGAGCATACAAAAGCCCTCCAGGAAGCTGCCATGAAGTCCCGGCTTAAAATTCCTCTGCTTTTCGGTCAGGACGTAATCCACGGCTACCGTGTTACTTTCCCGATCCCTCTTGCCGAGGCCGCAAGCTGGGACATGGATGCAATCT